From Oreochromis niloticus isolate F11D_XX linkage group LG14, O_niloticus_UMD_NMBU, whole genome shotgun sequence, one genomic window encodes:
- the LOC100697997 gene encoding A disintegrin and metalloproteinase with thrombospondin motifs 8, protein MCATACLLFSLLCVVNAALASSFESEDVVPVRINARTSGRFWKRSEDQPRFVLSAFGKDFTLNLIPDTSFIAPSFTIQRVKARDVGALRSAPGARAVPQKLMNKSEESEGHLRSCFYSGNVDQDQNSLVAVSLCSGIFGSFVTEGKEYLIEPKLHGGPGPATAEEPHVIRRRTFNESHGVPLPFDQAAVEQHNGESFTHGDGDARREPRRRRFVSAPRFIETLLVADSTMTHFYGDEIKHYILTLMSMAAQLYKHPSIKNSVNMVVVKMLVVEDEEIGPEVSSNGGVALRNFCSWQQLFNPPSQRHPEHYDTAMLFTREDICGQKSCDTLGVADVGTMCDPKRSCSVIEDNGLQAAFTAAHELGHVLSMPHDDSKTCERLFGDLGGHHLMAPLFVSLNKTMPWSPCSALYVTEFFDNGHGDCLLDVPESAMPLPQELPGSKYSVDQQCQQIFGEEFVHCPNTSDSDICSQLWCQEEGTLQCSTKNGSLPWADGTPCSANGTCLHGVCVPVHEAMKPLMVVDGGWSSWGPWQQCSRTCGGGVEFSYRECTNPVPQNGGKYCEGQRVQYQSCNIQPCDNNEGKSFREEQCEKYNSPNYLDHNGNAKQWIPKYAGVSPRDRCKLFCRARGSSEFKVFEPKVIDGTPCGPDTTSVCVQGQCVKAGCDQVIGSNKRVDKCGVCGGSGLTCRKITDSYNKATYGYSDIVTIPTGATNIDIKQRSHRGIKHDGYYLAVKRESGGYILNGNFSVSTVEQDIPVLGAVLKYSGSSTTLERIQSFRQLKEAITIQLLTTAGDGGPPKVKYTFFIPKDVTLNKSKEKKGLSLSLHMIHPFGVPEWVLGEWSPCSKTCGSGWSRRNVECMDDEGFLSSQCGKDLKPIDIRPCADLPCPIWQMGPWSACSRTCGQGERRRSVFCIDYTGKTVEAEQCDPKKIPEPVSGECFNQDCL, encoded by the exons ATGTGTGCCACTGCGTGTTTGCTCTTTTCGCTCCTGTGCGTAGTCAACGCGGCACTTGCCTCTTCGTTTGAATCAGAGGATGTTGTACCTGTTCGGATAAATGCAAGAACCAGCGGGCGCTTCTGGAAGAGAAGCGAGGACCAGCCGAGGTTTGTCCTCAGTGCGTTTGGCAAAGACTTTACTCTAAACCTCATCCCGGACACCAGCTTCATCGCGCCTTCTTTCACCATCCAGCGCGTCAAAGCTAGAGACGTTGGAGCTTTACGCAGCGCTCCAGGTGCCCGAGCTGTCCCCCAGAAGCTTATGAACAAGTCAGAGGAGAGCGAGGGCCACCTGAGGAGCTGCTTTTACTCCGGGAACGTGGATCAAGATCAGAACTCGCTCGTGGCTGTCAGTCTGTGCTCGGGCATCTTTGGCTCCTTCGTAACGGAGGGCAAAGAGTATTTGATTGAGCCCAAACTCCACGGCGGCCCCGGGCCAGCCACTGCCGAGGAGCCGCACGTCATCAGGAGGAGAACATTCAACGAAAGCCACGGTGTTCCCCTCCCGTTTGATCAAGCGGCCGTGGAGCAGCACAATGGGGAAAGTTTTACGCACGGCGACGGTGACGCAAGGAGGGAACCACGCCGGAGACGCTTTGTCTCTGCGCCACGGTTCATAGAGACCCTGTTGGTAGCAGACTCAACCATGACCCACTTCTATGGAGATGAAATAAAG CACTACATCCTCACCCTCATGTCCATGGCCGCCCAGCTTTATAAGCACCCCAGCATAAAGAACTCTGTGAACatggtggtggtgaagatgCTGGTGGTGGAAGATGAGGAAATTGGACCGGAGGTCTCCAGCAATGGAGGTGTGGCTCTGAGGAACTTCTGCTCCTGGCAGCAGCTCTTCAATCCACCCAGCCAGAGGCATCCCGAGCACTACGACACTGCCATGCTGTTCACTAGAGAG GACATCTGCGGTCAGAAGAGCTGCGACACGCTGGGCGTGGCCGATGTCGGGACAATGTGCGATCCCAAGAGAAGCTGCTCGGTTATCGAGGACAACGGCCTGCAAGCTGCCTTCACAGCTGCACACGAGCTCG GTCATGTGTTGAGCATGCCTCATGATGACTCCAAGACGTGTGAGAGACTCTTTGGGGATCTGGGAGGTCATCACCTGATGGCGCCTCTGTTCGTCAGCCTCAACAAAACCATGCCTTGGTCACCCTGCAGCGCGCTCTATGTCACCGAATTCTTTGACAACGGGCACG GGGACTGCCTGCTCGATGTCCCAGAGAGCGCCATGCCTCTACCACAGGAGCTGCCAGGCTCCAAGTACAGCGTGGACCAGCAGTGCCAGCAGATTTTTGGAGAGGAGTTCGTCCACTGCCCCAACACCTCCGACAGTGATATCTGCAGCCAGCTGTGGTGTCAGGAGGAGGGGACGCTGCAATGCTCTACCAAGAATGGGAGCCTGCCCTGGGCTGATGGCACCCCCTGCAGTGCCAATGGAACCTGCCTTCACGGCGTCTGCGTGCCAGTCCATGAGGCGATGAAGCCGCTG ATGGTTGTGGACGGCGGCTGGAGCTCGTGGGGACCATGGCAGCAGTGCTCTAGGACGTGTGGAGGTGGGGTGGAGTTCTCCTACAGGGAGTGCACTAACCCAGTGCCTCAGAATGGAGGGAAGTACTGTGAAGGACAGAGGGTCCAGTACCAGTCCTGCAACATACAGCCATGTGACAACAATGAAG GTAAAAGTTTCAGGGAGGAGCAGTGTGAGAAGTACAACAGCCCCAACTACCTGGACCACAACGGGAACGCGAAACAGTGGATACCAAAGTACGCCGGTGTTTCTCCCAGAGACAGGTGCAAGCTGTTCTGCAGGGCCCGGGGCAGCAGTGAATTCAAGGTGTTTGAACCCAAG GTGATTGACGGGACCCCCTGTGGCCCTGACACCACATCTGTGTGTGTCCAAGGACAGTGTGTGAAGGCAGGCTGCGACCAGGTGATAGGATCCAACAAGAGAGTGGACAAGTGTGGAGTGTGTGGAGGAAGTGGACTCACCTGTAGAAAGATCACAGACTCGTACAACAAAGCAAC CTATGGATACAGTGACATTGTCACAATTCCCACTGGTGCTACTAACATTGACATCAAGCAGCGGAGCCACCGAGGAATCAAGCATGATGGCTACTACCTGGCTGTAAAGAGAGAGAGTGGCGGTTACATCCTTAATGGCAACTTCTCCGTGTCCACGGTTGAGCAGGACATTCCGGTGCTGGGCGCAGTACTGAAGTACAGCGGATCTTCCACGACGCTAGAGAGGATCCAGAGCTTCAGGCAGCTCAAGGAGGCCATCACCATCCAGCTCCTCACCACTGCAGGAGATGGAGGCCCTCCCAAGGTCAAATATACTTTTTTCATCCCTAAAGATGTGACTTTGAACAAATCCAAGGAGAAGAAGGGCTTGTCCCTGTCTTTGCATATGATTCATCCATTTGGCGTCCCCGAATGGGTGCTGGGCGAGTGGTCTCCGTGCTCCAAGACCTGTGGATCCGGGTGGTCCAGGAGGAATGTTGAATGCATGGACGACGAAGGCTTCCTCTCCAGTCAGTGTGGCAAAGACCTAAAGCCCATAGACATCAGGCCCTGTGCAGACCTGCCCTGTCCCATATGGCAGATGGGACCTTGGTCTGCCTGCTCACGAACTTGTGGTCAGGGGGAGCGCCGCCGCAGCGTCTTCTGCATAGACTACACTGGGAAGACTGTTGAAGCAGAACAGTGTGATCCAAAAAAGATCCCGGAGCCGGTGTCTGGGGAATGTTTCAACCAGGACTGCTTGTGA